The nucleotide window ACAGCCGGCTCATATTGCTCAAAATATTGGTAGGCCAAAATCAGCATCGCATCACCCGAAAGGATTCCGGTGTTTACATTCCATTTTTCATGAACTGTTTCGTTTCCTCTTCGCAAAGGCGCATCATCCATAATATCATCATGAACCAATGAAAAATTATGAAAGACCTCAACCGCCATCGCTGCCGGAAGTGCCTTTTTATAATCAGTATCAAAAACTTCCGCAGCCATTAAAGTCAAAACAGGGCGGATTCTTTTACCTCCCAATCCCAAAATATATTCCACAGGAAGATATAAATTTCTTGGCTCTTTACTAAAATTTTGATTTTCTAAATAGGTAATAAAAAATTCTTGATACTGATGAATAGCGTACATAAAATAAGGTCTCGGTTACTTTTCGTAGTCTTTACTACTTGAAATTTAAAGCCCAAAGATACAAATTCATTTTTACCATATAAGTCATCTAAGATTAAACAACCATTGTATTCGCATTTTCCCTTATCAAGCACAATTAAGTTCGAAACAAATAATCGTGACTTTTTGCCTTGCAAATCTTTTAAAAAAAGTCAGCCAATTAACAAAACACTCCTACACCTTAAATCTTAAAAAAAATTAGACAAACTAAATGCTTAACATTTGAAGCAAAAGAAAACCATATTTAAGTCGATTTAATTATGAATTATCGAATTCTAAAACAGCCCAAAATACAGGCATAGTTTTTGTTTATTCATTTTATTTAAAAAAAACAATGGAAACTTTGTTGGTTTTTAAAGTTTCCTTCTTACATTTGCAAAACAAAAGAAACTTTTAGAGTGTTTAAAGTTTCCAAAGTATAATTAAAAAACAAAAATCATAGAAGAACATTACTTAAAATAAAAATCATGGAAAATGCATGGGCAATTGATTCAAACGAATCAGACGTATTAATAAAATCAAGACATTCCTTACTAGGTTATATGCCCGGAAACAAAAACAATTTCAAAGGACACGTAGCCATACAAAATGACGAAGTGGAAGACGCATCCATTGAGTTTTCGCTGAATGTAAATGACAAACTTGTTAACCCAAATAGAGAGAAGAAGGATATAAAATTTGATGATCTTTTCGAAGAGAACGAAACGCCGATCATAAAGTTCAAATCGACTTCTTTTCAGAAAATCAGTAAAAACCTCAATTTTCTGAAAGGGTTTCTTACCATCAAAAATATAACCAAAGTAGTAGAATTAGACACCGAATTTATCGGATACAATAATTACAATGGCGTGCAAAAAGCTTCATTTGAAATTACCGGAAATATTAACCGTAAGGAATTTGGTCTCAATTCCAATACACATCACCAACACGACGGACATCCAATAGGAAAAGATATAAAATTAATAGCCAATCTTGCATTTTCGCATTAAGAATAACTACTCCTTAAAACTTTAAACAACCGAACCTCATTTACCAACTAACTTTTAATGTATCATTTAATTCAAATTACAAAAGTTATTCAAAATGAAAGATAAAATTATTTCAAAAGCAACGGAACTATTCTTAAAACTTGGTTTTAAGAGCGTTACCATGGATGATATTGCCACCGAAATGTGTATTTCAAAAAAAACGATTTACAAGTTTTTCTGCAACAAAGAAATACTGATCGAAGAAAGCACAGAAATGGTCCACAAAGCAATTCACGAAAGCATGGACACAATCGCGGCGAAAAATCATAATGCCATCGAGGAAAATTTTGAAATCAAAAAGATGTTCAAGGAAATGTTTAAATCAGGGGAAAACTCACCGGCTTATCAGTTAAGAAAACATTACCCCGAAATCTACAACAAAGTAATTTCCAGGGAACTGAACGAATGCAACTCGGCCTTTAAAAACAATATAGAAAAAGGAATTCGTGAGGGACTTTACAGAAAAAATCTAGATATAGACATCTATGTTGGATTTTATTACACCCTTATTTTCAGCATCCACGGCACAGCGAGTACCGAAAGAGAATCACAAAAATTAGAACTAGAAGCATTAGAATATCACATTAGGGCTATGGCCACCCCAAATGGGATCATAGAATTAGAAAAACAATTACAAAATCCAATCTTATCATGAAGAGAATACTTTTATTAACGTTCCTAACCTTTGCTCTCACTGCGCAATCCCAAGGGATAAGTACAACACCTGCACAGCCCCTTACTTTAAAGTCGGCTATCACTTATGCGCTTGAGAACAAAGCCGATGCCAAAAAATCAAAATTAGACATTGAAAAAGGCGAATACCAAATTCAGGAAACACGTTCAAGAGCTTTGCCGCAAATCACCGCAAACGGCAGCTTGACATACAATCCTATTTTACAAACCAATGTAATAGACGGAAAGGCTTTTGGAGCACCCGGAACTACAATTCAGGCTTCTTTCGGCCAAAAATGGACTTCGGGAGCAGGAGTTTCGTTAAGCCAAACGATTTTTGACGAATCTGTTTTTACAGGTTTGAGAGCTGCAAAAACCACTCGTGAGTTTTATCAAATAAACAATCAGTTGACTGAAGAACAGGTAATCGAAAAAGTAGCCAACAATTACTACTCGGTTTATGTACAACGCGAGAGATTGGCTTTATTGGACAGCAATTATGTTAACACCAAAAAAGTGCGCGACATCGTAAAAGGGCAATATGATAATGGCTTGGCCAAAAAAATTGATTTGGACCGAATCATCGTTAAATTATCCAACATCGACACGGATCGCCAACAAATCAAAAATCAAATTGAATTACAGGAAAATTCATTGAAATTTTTTATGGGAATGCCGATTGAAACTCAAATCATAATCCCAAAAACCGAATTTGAAGCAACACCGATCGCATTGACCGAAGAGCCAAACATTGAAAACAGAACCGAGTATCTGCTTTTGAAAAAACAGGAAGAATTATTGCAATTTCAAAAAACAGCAGTAAAAGCCGAATACTATCCGACACTTAATTTGGTTGCAGGTTATAATTATTTAGGACAAGGACCGGAAATGCCTTGGTTCGCAAAACCAAAAGACGGTGTGTATTGGTCTGACTACTCAGCCATTGGCGTAAACATGAAAATCCCAATCTTTAATGGTTTCGGTACCCGTTCCCGAGTAAGACAAGCTGATGTTGACATCAAAACATTGCAGGAAGATATTAAAGACACCAAACTTTCCCTCGATTTGGATTATAAAAATGCCAAAACTCAAATTGAGAACAACTTTATAACCATCCAAAATCAAAAGGAGAATATGCAATTGGCAGGGGAAATTCTGAAAAACACCAAGAACAATTACCTTCAGGGATTGGCTTCGTTGACCGATTTATTAGACGCCGAAAACGCAAATCTTGAAGCACAAAACAACTATACCAGAGCCGTATTGGCATATAAAATAGCAGAAGTATCATTAATCAAATCCAAAGGACAACTTAAAACCCTATTAAACTAAAAATAAGATGAAAAAAAATATAATTACAGCAGTTATAATTTTAGGATCATTAGCGCTTATCGCTTTTACTTTAAACAAGAACAAAGCAGAAAACAAAGCTAAAACCGATCTTGTTGCCGAAAAAAATGCGTCTGTTTCGGTAAAAACAGCACAAGTACAAACTCAAGAAGTTACATTGGATTTCTTGGCCAACGGAAATTTTGAACCGATTCAGGAATTGACTTTTTCTGCCGAAAAATCAGGAAAAGTAATCAGTGTTTTGGTAAAAGAAGGTGATTATGTAAATGTTGGACAAACATTGGTAATCGTTAGAAGTGACGTTATAAATGTGAATGCCCAAACGGCAAAAGCGGTTTATGACAATGCAAAAGCAGATTACAACCGTTTTGAAAATGCATACCAGACAGGCGGTGTAACCAAACAGCAATTGGATCAGGCAAAATTAGCCATGACCAACGCAGCGAACAACCTGAAACAGGCAAACATCAACGTTGGCGACACCAAAGTTAAAGCGCCAATCAAAGGTTTTATCAACAAAAAATACATTGAACCAGGTTCTATCCTAACAGGAATGCCTGCCACAGCAATGTTTGATATCGTGAACGTTTCCAAATTGAAATTAAAAGTTACCGTAAACGAAAGCCAGGTTGCCGGTTTAAAACTTGGAAACACAATCAATGTAACTTCAAGCGTTTTTCCTGATAAAACATTTGCAGGGAAAATTACATTTATTGCCGCAAAAGCTGACGAAAGCTTGAATTTCCCAGTCGAACTTGAAATTGAAAACAACGCTGACAAAAGTTTAAAAGCGGGAATGTACGGAACAGCCAATTT belongs to Flavobacterium aquiphilum and includes:
- a CDS encoding YceI family protein — protein: MENAWAIDSNESDVLIKSRHSLLGYMPGNKNNFKGHVAIQNDEVEDASIEFSLNVNDKLVNPNREKKDIKFDDLFEENETPIIKFKSTSFQKISKNLNFLKGFLTIKNITKVVELDTEFIGYNNYNGVQKASFEITGNINRKEFGLNSNTHHQHDGHPIGKDIKLIANLAFSH
- a CDS encoding TetR/AcrR family transcriptional regulator, whose protein sequence is MKDKIISKATELFLKLGFKSVTMDDIATEMCISKKTIYKFFCNKEILIEESTEMVHKAIHESMDTIAAKNHNAIEENFEIKKMFKEMFKSGENSPAYQLRKHYPEIYNKVISRELNECNSAFKNNIEKGIREGLYRKNLDIDIYVGFYYTLIFSIHGTASTERESQKLELEALEYHIRAMATPNGIIELEKQLQNPILS
- a CDS encoding TolC family protein, whose translation is MKRILLLTFLTFALTAQSQGISTTPAQPLTLKSAITYALENKADAKKSKLDIEKGEYQIQETRSRALPQITANGSLTYNPILQTNVIDGKAFGAPGTTIQASFGQKWTSGAGVSLSQTIFDESVFTGLRAAKTTREFYQINNQLTEEQVIEKVANNYYSVYVQRERLALLDSNYVNTKKVRDIVKGQYDNGLAKKIDLDRIIVKLSNIDTDRQQIKNQIELQENSLKFFMGMPIETQIIIPKTEFEATPIALTEEPNIENRTEYLLLKKQEELLQFQKTAVKAEYYPTLNLVAGYNYLGQGPEMPWFAKPKDGVYWSDYSAIGVNMKIPIFNGFGTRSRVRQADVDIKTLQEDIKDTKLSLDLDYKNAKTQIENNFITIQNQKENMQLAGEILKNTKNNYLQGLASLTDLLDAENANLEAQNNYTRAVLAYKIAEVSLIKSKGQLKTLLN
- a CDS encoding efflux RND transporter periplasmic adaptor subunit; this translates as MKKNIITAVIILGSLALIAFTLNKNKAENKAKTDLVAEKNASVSVKTAQVQTQEVTLDFLANGNFEPIQELTFSAEKSGKVISVLVKEGDYVNVGQTLVIVRSDVINVNAQTAKAVYDNAKADYNRFENAYQTGGVTKQQLDQAKLAMTNAANNLKQANINVGDTKVKAPIKGFINKKYIEPGSILTGMPATAMFDIVNVSKLKLKVTVNESQVAGLKLGNTINVTSSVFPDKTFAGKITFIAAKADESLNFPVELEIENNADKSLKAGMYGTANFGSKQKQQLKVIPRNAFVGSVSSNEVFVVQNGVAKLKKVTSGRILGDQVEIVDGLSDGETVIVTGQINLQDGNAVEIIK